A DNA window from Candidatus Kaelpia aquatica contains the following coding sequences:
- the amrS gene encoding AmmeMemoRadiSam system radical SAM enzyme: MNTVQCKLCPKQCLIKPGLRGDCKIRYNQNGKLILLTYGRPCSIHMDPIEKKPLFHFNPGEKILSIATAGCNLHCKNCQNWQISQSNPEDIPSYSLQPKDVVSLAKKNGSNMIAYTYTEPLAYYEYTLDTSMAAKSQGLQNVIVTAGYCNEKPLRKLCRHIDAANIDLKFFNDKMYRQITTGALKPVLNTLLTVKEMGVWLEITNLIIPTLNDDLREIERMALWIRKNLGADTPLHFSRFQPHYLMKNIPATQYEMLKKAHSIARDAGLEYVYIGNVYGVKEENTYCPNCNNILIERTGYKIIELKIENNRCPNCSKIIAGEWKR; the protein is encoded by the coding sequence ATGAATACTGTCCAATGCAAGCTCTGCCCCAAACAATGTTTGATAAAACCCGGATTAAGGGGAGATTGTAAGATCCGCTACAATCAGAATGGCAAGTTAATCCTGCTCACTTACGGCCGGCCCTGTTCAATACATATGGATCCTATTGAGAAGAAACCGCTTTTTCATTTTAACCCCGGAGAAAAAATACTATCTATTGCAACTGCAGGTTGCAACTTGCACTGCAAAAACTGCCAAAATTGGCAGATATCTCAGAGTAATCCTGAAGATATACCTTCTTATTCACTGCAGCCTAAAGATGTAGTCTCTCTGGCAAAAAAGAATGGTTCTAATATGATAGCCTATACTTATACCGAACCCCTGGCCTACTATGAATATACCTTGGACACCTCTATGGCAGCTAAGTCTCAGGGCTTACAAAATGTGATCGTAACTGCAGGATACTGCAACGAAAAGCCGCTGCGTAAACTATGCCGCCATATAGACGCAGCCAATATAGATCTAAAGTTTTTTAACGATAAAATGTATCGGCAGATAACAACCGGCGCCTTAAAACCGGTCTTAAATACACTCTTAACAGTAAAAGAGATGGGCGTCTGGCTTGAAATAACAAACCTGATAATACCGACGCTAAATGATGATCTAAGAGAGATAGAGAGAATGGCTCTCTGGATAAGAAAAAATCTTGGAGCAGATACCCCCTTACATTTCTCCAGATTTCAGCCTCACTATCTGATGAAAAATATCCCTGCTACGCAATATGAGATGCTCAAAAAAGCTCATTCAATAGCCCGCGATGCAGGACTTGAATATGTATATATAGGTAATGTATATGGAGTGAAAGAAGAGAATACTTATTGCCCAAATTGTAATAATATATTGATTGAAAGAACAGGCTATAAAATAATAGAATTAAAGATAGAGAATAACAGATGCCCTAATTGCTCAAAAATAATTGCAGGAGAGTGGAAGAGATAA